From the Alkalibacter rhizosphaerae genome, one window contains:
- a CDS encoding alpha/beta fold hydrolase has product MRSWKKIVVFLLLFLQVFPFFIPLKNKESIPEKPYYNSYFYEGEGTSIHWRLYDSFKNRGNVLMIHGLGGSTYSWEQTAQRLQQEGFDVVAVDLPGFGYSERTLDFVHTQQNRGELLWNVLDHVKEDYSDQLYGDHWILIGHSMGGGTATAMALTRQDQTDVVILAAGALFDNGRTMSKVFYYPPAGKWMEVFLDRFGWDENRIAGILESANGQPVLDGQVEGYLQPLKIKNTGASLVQMVKTSKSLEDEELRALQVPVYGIWGDQDDWVAEIETERIRLLIPQARFAVIPGAGHLAMETHPEAFQKHLLQFLSTLE; this is encoded by the coding sequence ATGAGATCCTGGAAAAAAATAGTTGTATTTCTGTTACTCTTCTTGCAGGTGTTTCCTTTTTTCATTCCTTTAAAAAACAAGGAATCCATACCTGAAAAACCGTACTACAACAGTTATTTTTATGAAGGAGAGGGAACGTCCATCCATTGGAGGCTTTATGATTCTTTTAAAAATCGAGGAAACGTGCTGATGATCCACGGACTGGGAGGATCCACCTATTCCTGGGAACAGACGGCACAACGCTTGCAGCAGGAAGGATTTGACGTTGTTGCTGTAGATCTGCCAGGTTTCGGATACAGCGAACGTACCCTGGATTTTGTTCATACCCAGCAAAACCGGGGAGAGCTATTGTGGAATGTTCTGGATCATGTGAAAGAGGACTATTCGGATCAACTTTACGGGGATCACTGGATTTTGATCGGTCACTCCATGGGAGGAGGAACGGCAACGGCCATGGCTTTGACACGTCAAGATCAGACAGACGTGGTGATATTGGCTGCAGGTGCCTTGTTTGACAATGGAAGGACCATGTCAAAAGTTTTCTATTATCCGCCTGCAGGGAAGTGGATGGAAGTTTTTCTGGATCGCTTTGGATGGGATGAAAATCGCATAGCAGGAATCCTGGAATCTGCCAATGGACAACCTGTATTGGATGGTCAGGTCGAAGGATATCTCCAACCTTTGAAAATAAAAAACACAGGTGCCTCTTTAGTGCAGATGGTCAAAACTTCAAAATCTTTGGAAGATGAGGAGTTGAGAGCACTACAGGTGCCTGTATATGGGATTTGGGGCGATCAGGATGACTGGGTAGCTGAAATCGAAACGGAACGGATCCGATTATTGATCCCTCAAGCCCGATTTGCGGTGATACCAGGTGCCGGGCATTTGGCCATGGAAACACACCCGGAAGCATTTCAAAAACATTTGCTTCAATTTCTCTCCACCCTTGAATAG
- a CDS encoding DUF2254 domain-containing protein codes for MIQKIRVLYENNKVWLFLSKYLFFSLLLAMLILLIDSRILPLIQYIPGFFLTGIDLAKTILGTLAGALLTITTFTFSTIMVVLTTYSSNFSPRVVENFLTDRISMKVLGIFTGGFFYCITTLLFMRTTVQNQLVLSATVAVVYSIVCIAYFILFVFSVSSSIQASKLITRLFLESMELIEETLEFRDKHETTSYFSTESYPSHYTVHTSEYGYLELINFHSMLEMISEVDCTIVIHTKIGTFVSENMPLFSVYYWNQETLPNKLDKRIENCFTFANEKMVISDYTFTVQKIVEIALRAISPGINDPNTAIHCIRFIGVLMARISESEGMYSVLHKEESPGRIVYEEFHLPHALFDTYQQIVHYGKSDLSVINAVFESLKTILRSCSPANGKHVQIFSSYVFDKVSDFHKHPYDQKRLENHLYDIQVLANLKRVEERGKNESN; via the coding sequence ATGATCCAAAAGATTCGCGTACTTTACGAAAACAACAAGGTCTGGCTCTTTCTGAGCAAATATCTGTTTTTTTCTCTATTGCTTGCAATGTTGATCTTGTTGATCGATTCCCGGATTCTTCCATTGATCCAGTATATTCCAGGTTTCTTTCTCACAGGCATCGATTTGGCAAAAACGATCCTGGGAACCCTGGCTGGCGCCCTATTGACGATCACCACCTTTACCTTTTCCACCATTATGGTGGTTCTGACCACGTATTCTTCCAATTTTTCACCAAGGGTCGTGGAAAATTTTTTGACGGATCGAATCTCCATGAAAGTTCTCGGAATATTCACCGGAGGGTTTTTTTACTGCATAACGACCCTGTTGTTTATGAGAACCACCGTTCAGAATCAATTGGTCCTTTCCGCCACAGTGGCGGTGGTTTATTCCATCGTATGCATTGCCTATTTCATTCTTTTTGTATTTTCCGTGTCTTCATCCATCCAAGCATCTAAATTGATCACTCGCTTGTTTTTAGAATCCATGGAATTGATCGAAGAAACACTGGAGTTTCGGGACAAGCACGAGACAACATCTTATTTTTCCACAGAATCCTATCCATCCCATTATACGGTCCATACCTCCGAATACGGCTATTTGGAATTGATCAATTTCCACTCCATGTTGGAAATGATATCCGAAGTGGATTGCACGATCGTCATCCACACCAAGATTGGAACCTTTGTTTCGGAAAACATGCCACTGTTCAGCGTGTATTATTGGAATCAAGAAACCCTTCCGAATAAATTGGACAAACGAATCGAGAATTGTTTTACCTTCGCCAACGAAAAAATGGTGATCAGCGACTATACCTTCACCGTACAGAAAATCGTGGAGATCGCTCTACGTGCCATATCACCCGGCATCAATGATCCCAATACCGCCATACACTGCATACGATTCATTGGCGTGCTTATGGCTCGAATTTCGGAATCGGAGGGAATGTATTCGGTACTCCACAAAGAAGAATCACCAGGTCGGATCGTCTACGAGGAATTTCATCTTCCTCACGCACTATTCGATACCTATCAGCAAATCGTCCATTATGGAAAATCGGATTTGAGTGTCATCAATGCGGTATTTGAATCCTTAAAAACCATTTTGCGTTCCTGCTCTCCGGCAAACGGTAAACACGTTCAAATATTCAGCAGTTATGTGTTCGATAAAGTAAGTGATTTTCACAAACATCCCTACGATCAGAAGCGATTGGAAAATCACTTGTATGATATTCAAGTTTTGGCCAATCTGAAACGTGTCGAAGAAAGAGGAAAAAATGAGTCTAATTAA
- a CDS encoding ABC-F family ATP-binding cassette domain-containing protein, protein MSLIKAEKLTMIHGEKTLFQSLDFSIDDQKIGLIGRNGTGKSTLLKILAEKETSVGGNIVKSNKLIIGYLPQEPEIIDDCSILEQIFLTDTKEMNRIRDYEASISALAKDPNNPTLQSRATTLTHEMDASDAWALESQIKTVLTKLGIDDFSKKMGTLSGGQQKRVALAAALVNPCDLLLLDEPTNHMDSDMIDWLESNLNNRKGSLVVITHDRYFLDHVTDTIFELENGNLHVYQGNYAYYLDHRQQRIARERSISEKITSLYKKELEWMRQGAKARTTKQKARIQRFASLESELSNDKETGLTMDSPHHRLGKKIIELDHVSKSYSGKTFVHDFSYVMQRDDRIGIIGKNGLGKTTLFELISGNRTPDKGNVDRGETVHIGLFSQNVPILDEKIRAIDYIRQTAEYLEEANGNLISAAEMMERFLFSSAEQYTPISKLSGGEKRRLYLLHILVSAPNVLLLDEPTNDLDIPTLQVLEEYIDGFPGPVLAISHDRFFLDRISNKILSFHEDGIIKLHTGNYFDYVQEKETKKEIQMEDSTITKQNPVNGRTRSSHRPRKLSFKEQQEYKVIHREMADLEERLDALEPLFLEFSTDFTRLQELQEEKQSLEEELLHKMEREAYLSKIIHE, encoded by the coding sequence ATGAGTCTAATTAAAGCGGAAAAACTCACCATGATCCATGGGGAAAAAACATTGTTTCAATCATTGGATTTTTCCATCGACGATCAGAAAATCGGGTTGATCGGTCGAAATGGAACGGGTAAATCGACCCTTCTGAAGATTTTGGCGGAAAAAGAAACTTCAGTTGGCGGTAATATCGTAAAAAGCAATAAATTGATCATCGGTTATCTACCCCAAGAACCAGAAATCATCGATGATTGCAGTATTTTGGAGCAAATATTCCTGACCGATACAAAGGAAATGAATCGGATCCGAGATTATGAAGCATCCATTTCAGCATTGGCAAAAGACCCGAACAACCCGACACTGCAATCCAGGGCGACCACTCTGACCCACGAGATGGATGCTTCCGATGCATGGGCGTTGGAAAGTCAGATCAAGACAGTTTTGACCAAATTGGGGATCGATGATTTTTCAAAAAAAATGGGCACCCTTTCCGGTGGCCAGCAAAAGAGAGTTGCTTTGGCTGCAGCATTGGTCAACCCCTGCGACCTTTTACTTTTGGACGAACCTACCAACCATATGGACAGCGACATGATCGATTGGCTGGAATCTAATCTTAACAATCGAAAAGGCAGCTTGGTGGTCATAACACATGACCGATATTTTTTGGATCATGTAACCGACACTATTTTTGAACTGGAAAATGGCAATTTGCATGTTTATCAAGGAAATTATGCTTATTATCTGGACCATCGGCAACAACGCATAGCCCGGGAACGTTCCATCAGCGAAAAAATCACAAGCTTGTATAAAAAGGAACTGGAATGGATGCGGCAAGGCGCTAAAGCCAGGACCACCAAACAAAAAGCACGGATCCAGCGTTTTGCTTCTTTGGAAAGCGAATTATCGAATGACAAGGAAACCGGGCTAACCATGGATAGCCCCCACCATCGGCTGGGGAAAAAAATCATCGAACTGGACCATGTCAGCAAATCCTACTCCGGGAAAACCTTTGTACATGATTTTTCCTATGTTATGCAAAGAGACGATCGCATCGGGATCATCGGTAAAAACGGATTGGGGAAAACAACTCTTTTTGAATTGATCTCCGGCAATCGTACACCGGATAAGGGCAACGTCGACCGGGGAGAAACCGTTCATATCGGTTTGTTTTCACAAAATGTTCCAATACTTGATGAAAAGATTCGAGCCATCGATTACATACGACAAACAGCAGAGTACTTGGAAGAAGCCAATGGAAACCTAATTTCGGCTGCTGAAATGATGGAACGGTTTCTTTTCTCTTCCGCAGAACAATACACCCCCATCTCCAAACTTTCCGGAGGTGAAAAAAGAAGACTTTATTTATTGCACATTTTAGTTTCGGCACCTAATGTTCTGCTTCTGGACGAACCTACCAACGATTTGGACATCCCCACGTTGCAAGTTTTGGAGGAATACATAGACGGGTTCCCTGGACCTGTGTTGGCAATATCCCACGACCGCTTTTTTCTGGATCGGATTTCCAATAAGATCCTTTCCTTTCATGAAGACGGGATCATAAAGCTGCACACAGGAAATTATTTTGATTATGTTCAAGAAAAAGAAACGAAAAAAGAAATACAGATGGAAGATTCAACCATAACAAAACAAAACCCAGTAAATGGGAGAACAAGATCTTCCCATCGTCCGAGGAAATTGTCGTTCAAGGAACAACAGGAATACAAGGTGATCCATCGGGAAATGGCAGACTTGGAAGAGCGGTTGGATGCACTGGAACCCTTGTTTTTGGAATTTTCGACAGACTTTACCCGACTTCAAGAACTTCAGGAAGAAAAGCAATCTCTAGAAGAGGAACTGCTCCATAAAATGGAACGGGAAGCTTATTTATCCAAAATCATCCATGAATGA
- a CDS encoding glutamine--tRNA ligase/YqeY domain fusion protein, whose protein sequence is MEKEKTPSNFIYNMIEEDIKNNTFTDNRVHTRFPPEPNGYLHIGHAKAILLNYNTAKRFGGKFNLRFDDTNPAKEDLEYVESIKEDIAWLGADWEDRLFYASNYFDKMYECGLELIDKGLAYVDDLSANEIRIYRGTLTEPGKNSPYRDRGKEENHLLFENMKNGKYEDGSKVLRAKIDMESPNINMRDPVLYRISRAHHHNTGEQWCIYPMYDYAHPIEDAIEGITHSLCSLEFEDHRPFYNWLLSNLDAFKEEPPRQIEFAKLFLTNTIVGKRFLKKLVDDKVVDGWDDPRLMTIAGLRRRGVTPEAIQNFCEEIGVSKSNSIVDMAMFEHFIRDDLKPKAPRCMAVLDPLKVIITNLPETHLEWLEMDNNSENPELGKRKIPFTREIYIERDDFMIDPPKKYHRLYPENEVRLMGAYFVKCHDYSTDENGQVTEIHCTYDPETKSGSGFTGRKVKGTLHWVSAVHHHPAEFRIYDTLLSEDHPDQVENAQGHTINPDSLNIKLGLTEISMEEVNAGERFQFVRHGYFAVDPKDSQPQKPVFNLTVSLKSSWKPNT, encoded by the coding sequence ATGGAAAAAGAAAAGACCCCATCCAATTTTATCTATAATATGATCGAAGAAGACATAAAAAACAACACCTTTACCGATAATCGAGTACATACCCGCTTTCCACCGGAGCCCAACGGGTATCTGCACATCGGACATGCCAAAGCCATTTTGCTAAATTATAATACTGCAAAACGCTTTGGTGGCAAGTTCAATCTTCGATTCGATGACACCAATCCAGCCAAGGAAGATCTGGAATATGTAGAATCGATCAAAGAAGATATTGCCTGGCTTGGTGCCGACTGGGAAGATCGTTTATTCTACGCATCCAATTATTTTGATAAGATGTATGAATGCGGTTTGGAGCTCATCGACAAAGGTCTGGCTTACGTGGACGATCTGTCCGCAAATGAGATCCGAATCTACAGGGGGACGTTGACCGAACCCGGTAAAAACAGCCCCTATCGAGACCGTGGCAAGGAAGAGAATCACCTTTTATTCGAAAATATGAAAAATGGCAAGTACGAAGACGGCAGCAAAGTACTTCGAGCAAAAATCGACATGGAAAGTCCCAACATCAATATGCGGGATCCTGTATTGTATCGAATTTCCAGGGCGCATCATCACAACACAGGAGAACAGTGGTGCATTTATCCCATGTACGATTATGCACATCCTATCGAAGACGCCATTGAAGGCATCACCCATTCTCTGTGTTCTTTGGAATTTGAAGACCACCGACCTTTTTACAACTGGTTGCTGTCCAACCTGGATGCTTTCAAGGAAGAACCACCCAGACAAATCGAATTTGCCAAGCTTTTTCTGACCAATACCATCGTCGGCAAACGGTTTTTAAAGAAATTGGTGGATGACAAGGTAGTGGACGGTTGGGACGATCCTCGCCTGATGACCATTGCAGGTTTGCGGCGACGAGGTGTTACGCCGGAAGCCATCCAAAATTTTTGCGAAGAGATCGGCGTTTCAAAATCCAACAGTATTGTAGATATGGCCATGTTCGAACATTTCATCCGAGATGATCTAAAGCCAAAAGCCCCTCGCTGTATGGCAGTATTGGATCCTTTAAAAGTGATCATTACGAATTTGCCGGAAACGCATCTGGAGTGGCTGGAAATGGATAACAACAGCGAAAACCCGGAACTTGGCAAACGAAAGATCCCTTTCACCAGAGAGATCTACATAGAACGGGACGATTTCATGATCGACCCGCCCAAAAAATATCACAGACTTTACCCGGAGAACGAGGTTCGATTAATGGGCGCCTACTTTGTCAAATGCCACGATTATTCGACCGATGAAAACGGACAAGTGACGGAGATCCACTGTACCTACGATCCAGAAACCAAATCCGGCAGCGGTTTTACCGGACGAAAAGTAAAAGGGACCCTTCATTGGGTCAGTGCTGTCCATCACCATCCAGCGGAATTTCGCATTTACGATACTTTGTTGTCGGAAGATCACCCCGACCAAGTAGAAAACGCCCAAGGTCATACCATCAATCCTGATTCATTGAACATAAAACTGGGATTGACAGAAATCAGTATGGAGGAAGTCAACGCCGGAGAACGATTCCAGTTTGTACGACATGGTTATTTTGCCGTTGACCCCAAAGACTCTCAACCCCAAAAACCAGTGTTCAACTTGACAGTCAGCCTCAAAAGTTCCTGGAAACCAAACACATAG
- a CDS encoding chloride channel protein, giving the protein MNTKHVKTRLLLLFMIPLTGALSSSIAYLFIKGILELSARIQLLGPYYLLLPLAFLASQHIVSRCQEKDSLNNEKIMDMLHQSRGNVTLQTLPYRLGAFVVTALLGGSVGKAGPSAQIGAGISNGLLRIKPGLFTPFQQEVLILCGISGGFTAVFGTPFFGAVFANKILWTHGDTYKRLLPSLLASFSGILAMRTLGFEPMSVFQVGSLEIDLHLIFLLVLFGIFLAAQAFIFIGIVKTVDRTVLKLFPTKQKKAIAGGVVLILLVLFTGKNDMLGLSQPLLYRSLSGEAQFAPMPYLKMLATSITFASGGKGGILAPIFIIGSTAGSLYAQMIQGVVGLFAELGMVGFFAAATNAPLSALALCLELFGFQMLVPGLIVIAVSHILVRRSSVFTTQIRKVYSRVERN; this is encoded by the coding sequence TTTTTATAAAGGGAATTTTGGAACTAAGCGCTAGGATCCAGCTACTGGGACCCTATTATCTCTTGTTGCCCCTTGCTTTTCTTGCAAGTCAACACATCGTATCCCGCTGCCAGGAAAAAGATTCTTTAAACAATGAAAAAATTATGGATATGCTACACCAAAGTCGGGGAAATGTGACGCTGCAAACCCTACCCTATCGGCTGGGTGCTTTTGTCGTAACGGCGCTGCTTGGCGGTTCTGTTGGCAAGGCCGGTCCCAGTGCCCAGATCGGTGCAGGGATCAGCAACGGACTTCTACGAATCAAACCTGGTCTTTTTACTCCATTCCAACAGGAAGTATTGATCCTTTGCGGGATCAGCGGTGGGTTTACCGCTGTTTTTGGCACCCCATTTTTTGGTGCGGTTTTTGCCAACAAGATCCTTTGGACCCATGGCGATACCTACAAACGTTTGCTGCCCTCGCTGCTGGCTTCCTTTAGTGGTATCCTTGCCATGAGGACCTTGGGATTTGAACCTATGTCCGTATTTCAAGTTGGTTCTTTGGAGATCGATCTGCACCTGATTTTTCTATTGGTTCTCTTCGGGATATTTTTGGCTGCCCAGGCCTTTATTTTTATAGGTATCGTTAAGACGGTGGATCGAACGGTCCTAAAGTTATTTCCAACCAAACAAAAGAAAGCGATAGCCGGTGGGGTCGTTCTGATTTTACTCGTCCTTTTCACTGGGAAAAACGATATGCTGGGTCTGAGCCAACCGTTGCTATATCGATCTTTGTCGGGAGAAGCCCAATTCGCTCCCATGCCGTATTTAAAGATGTTGGCTACATCCATCACCTTTGCCAGTGGTGGCAAGGGTGGTATCTTGGCACCCATCTTTATCATCGGTTCCACTGCCGGCAGCTTGTACGCACAAATGATCCAGGGTGTTGTCGGGTTGTTTGCTGAACTTGGAATGGTCGGCTTTTTTGCAGCCGCCACCAATGCTCCTTTATCTGCCTTGGCTCTTTGTCTGGAACTTTTCGGCTTTCAAATGCTGGTTCCGGGACTGATCGTGATCGCAGTCAGCCATATTTTGGTTCGAAGATCCAGTGTATTCACGACTCAGATCCGAAAGGTCTATTCAAGGGTGGAGAGAAATTGA